The following proteins are encoded in a genomic region of Gossypium hirsutum isolate 1008001.06 chromosome D05, Gossypium_hirsutum_v2.1, whole genome shotgun sequence:
- the LOC107903917 gene encoding choline/ethanolaminephosphotransferase 1 isoform X1 — MGYIGAHGIAALHKYKYSGEDHSYLAKYVLQPFWSRLVNFFPLWMPPNMITLTGFMFLVISALLAYIYSPHCDSAPPRWVHFVHGLLLFLYQTFDAIDGKQARRTNSSSPLGELFDHGCDALACALVIMAVGSTAICERDTFWFWVISAIPFYGATWEHYFTNTLILPVINGPTEGIALINTCHIFTAIVGAQWWAQKFGKSIPLFSWVPFINEIPTYRATLYLMTVFGVIPTVACNIGNVHKVIQAKKGSMLLALAMLHPFILLIGGVLVWDYLSPSDIIRNHPHLLILGAGLAFGFLVGRMILAHLCDEPKGLKTNMCMPLLYLPLAIANALTARRNEGVPLVDEFWVVLGYCVFTASLYLHFAIIVTHEITTALGIYCFRISRKQA, encoded by the exons ATGGGGTATATAGGTGCACATGGAATAGCAGCTTTGCACAAATACAAATACAGTGGAGAGGATCACTCTTACCTTGCTAAATATGTATTGCAGCCATTTTGGAGCCGCCTTGTCAACTTCTTCCCTCTATGGATGCC ACCAAACATG ATAACACTTACAGGATTTATGTTCTTGGTTATATCAGCACTGCTTGCCTAT ATTTATTCACCTCACTGTGATTCAGCCCCACCAAGATGGGTACATTTTGTTCATGGATTACTTCTATTTTTATATCAG ACATTTGATGCCATCGATGGGAAACAAGCCCGAAGAACAAACTCCTCTAGTCCACTTGGAGAACTTTTTGATCATG GGTGCGATGCGCTCGCATGTGCG CTTGTAATCATGGCCGTTGGGAGCACTGCCATATGTGAAAGGGATACTTTCTGGTTCTGGGTAATCTCAGCTATTCCATTTTATGGAGCTACATGGGAACA CTATTTCACCAATACGCTTATCCTTCCTGTAATTAATGGGCCTACAGAGGGAATTGCCCTCATAAATACATGCCACATTTTTACAGCAATTGTTG GTGCCCAGTGGTGGGCTCAGAAATTTGGGAAATCCATTCCATTGTTCAGTTGGGTACCTTTCATCAATG AAATTCCAACATACAGAGCTACACTGTATTTGATGACAGTATTTGGTGTTATACCTACCGTAGCTTGCAA CATAGGCAATGTCCATAAGGTCATTCAAGCAAAAAAAGGAAGCATGTTACTTGCATTAGCAATG CTTCACCCTTTTATATTACTCATAGGAGGAGTGCTTGTTTG GGATTATCTTTCGCCCTCTGATATTATCAGAAATCATCCACATTTACTTATACTAGGAGCTGGGCTTGCATTTGGGTTCCTTGTG GGAAGGATGATTTTGGCTCACTTGTGTGATGAACCCAAGGGATTGAAAACAAACATGTGCATG CCACTCTTGTATCTTCCTTTGGCAATTGCAAATGCTCTTACAGCTAGACGGAATGAAGG TGTTCCTTTAGTTGATGAGTTCTGGGTTGTTCTTGGTTACTGTGTATTCACAG CATCACTTTACTTGCACTTTGCCATAATAGTCACTCACGAAATTACAACAGCTTTGGGAATTTATTGCTTCAG GATATCAAGGAAACAGGCTTGA
- the LOC107903917 gene encoding choline/ethanolaminephosphotransferase 1 isoform X2, producing the protein MGYIGAHGIAALHKYKYSGEDHSYLAKYVLQPFWSRLVNFFPLWMPPNMITLTGFMFLVISALLAYIYSPHCDSAPPRWVHFVHGLLLFLYQTFDAIDGKQARRTNSSSPLGELFDHGCDALACALVIMAVGSTAICERDTFWFWVISAIPFYGATWEHYFTNTLILPVINGPTEGIALINTCHIFTAIVEIPTYRATLYLMTVFGVIPTVACNIGNVHKVIQAKKGSMLLALAMLHPFILLIGGVLVWDYLSPSDIIRNHPHLLILGAGLAFGFLVGRMILAHLCDEPKGLKTNMCMPLLYLPLAIANALTARRNEGVPLVDEFWVVLGYCVFTASLYLHFAIIVTHEITTALGIYCFRISRKQA; encoded by the exons ATGGGGTATATAGGTGCACATGGAATAGCAGCTTTGCACAAATACAAATACAGTGGAGAGGATCACTCTTACCTTGCTAAATATGTATTGCAGCCATTTTGGAGCCGCCTTGTCAACTTCTTCCCTCTATGGATGCC ACCAAACATG ATAACACTTACAGGATTTATGTTCTTGGTTATATCAGCACTGCTTGCCTAT ATTTATTCACCTCACTGTGATTCAGCCCCACCAAGATGGGTACATTTTGTTCATGGATTACTTCTATTTTTATATCAG ACATTTGATGCCATCGATGGGAAACAAGCCCGAAGAACAAACTCCTCTAGTCCACTTGGAGAACTTTTTGATCATG GGTGCGATGCGCTCGCATGTGCG CTTGTAATCATGGCCGTTGGGAGCACTGCCATATGTGAAAGGGATACTTTCTGGTTCTGGGTAATCTCAGCTATTCCATTTTATGGAGCTACATGGGAACA CTATTTCACCAATACGCTTATCCTTCCTGTAATTAATGGGCCTACAGAGGGAATTGCCCTCATAAATACATGCCACATTTTTACAGCAATTGTTG AAATTCCAACATACAGAGCTACACTGTATTTGATGACAGTATTTGGTGTTATACCTACCGTAGCTTGCAA CATAGGCAATGTCCATAAGGTCATTCAAGCAAAAAAAGGAAGCATGTTACTTGCATTAGCAATG CTTCACCCTTTTATATTACTCATAGGAGGAGTGCTTGTTTG GGATTATCTTTCGCCCTCTGATATTATCAGAAATCATCCACATTTACTTATACTAGGAGCTGGGCTTGCATTTGGGTTCCTTGTG GGAAGGATGATTTTGGCTCACTTGTGTGATGAACCCAAGGGATTGAAAACAAACATGTGCATG CCACTCTTGTATCTTCCTTTGGCAATTGCAAATGCTCTTACAGCTAGACGGAATGAAGG TGTTCCTTTAGTTGATGAGTTCTGGGTTGTTCTTGGTTACTGTGTATTCACAG CATCACTTTACTTGCACTTTGCCATAATAGTCACTCACGAAATTACAACAGCTTTGGGAATTTATTGCTTCAG GATATCAAGGAAACAGGCTTGA